One genomic window of Clostridioides sp. ES-S-0054-01 includes the following:
- a CDS encoding Asp23/Gls24 family envelope stress response protein, producing MSAKVTNQYGSIEIDNQVIAQVVYRAAMESYGLVGLAYKSKGIVELLKGENATKGVRVEEVEEDAIAIELYVIIQYGTNISTVANNIIDRVKYVVEKMTGVRVTRIDINVQGIRVK from the coding sequence ATGAGTGCAAAGGTAACGAATCAATATGGAAGTATAGAAATAGATAATCAAGTAATAGCTCAAGTCGTATATAGAGCTGCAATGGAAAGTTATGGCTTAGTAGGTTTAGCATATAAGTCTAAAGGAATAGTAGAGTTATTAAAAGGTGAGAATGCCACTAAAGGTGTCAGAGTTGAGGAAGTAGAAGAAGATGCCATAGCAATAGAACTTTATGTTATAATACAATATGGTACAAATATATCTACTGTTGCCAATAATATAATAGATAGGGTAAAATATGTAGTTGAAAAAATGACTGGCGTAAGAGTTACTAGAATTGATATTAATGTACAAGGAATAAGAGTTAAGTAA
- a CDS encoding 50S ribosomal protein L28: MAKVCSVCGKGKVSGNQVSHSNKHNKRTWSANLRSVRAIIDGAPKRVKVCTRCLRSGKIERA; the protein is encoded by the coding sequence ATGGCAAAAGTATGTAGCGTATGTGGTAAAGGTAAAGTTTCTGGAAACCAAGTATCACACTCAAATAAACATAATAAAAGAACATGGTCAGCTAACTTAAGAAGCGTAAGAGCAATTATAGATGGAGCTCCTAAGAGAGTAAAAGTTTGTACTAGATGTTTACGTTCTGGTAAAATTGAAAGAGCTTAG
- a CDS encoding 2-oxoglutarate translocator, with protein MRNNKSKVLLGILCLATGMAVILSMLLPGWIWSALTALILIGCGALLFFC; from the coding sequence ATGAGAAATAACAAGTCTAAGGTATTGCTAGGAATACTATGTTTGGCAACAGGAATGGCTGTAATTCTGTCAATGTTGCTTCCTGGCTGGATTTGGTCAGCACTTACCGCATTAATACTTATTGGATGTGGAGCATTATTATTTTTTTGTTAA